TGGCAGGTTCGCCGCGCCGCTACGGTGTCGTCGCGCGATGCCGCGCTGTTCGCCAACCGTGCGCGATGGGACAAATCGTGGCAGGTCCGGAAGGTTGCGATTACGCGCGTCGAGGATCAGCCGGTGCTCGAGAACCGCGCAAAGAATGACGACGACTGGGGCGTGCGGCGAGTCGCCGTGCAGCGCCTCGCCGACCTCGACCTGGTCGTCAACCGCGCCCGCTGTGACGAGTCGCCGCGCGTACGCGAAGCTGCCGTCCTGCGTGTCGAGTCGCCGATGCTGCTGCGCGAAATCGAAGCAGCCGATCCGGACGAGGCCGTTCGCGCTGCCGCTGCGCAGCGCCTCGCGGAGATCGATGCGGCCGGCGATTCCTCCGTGAATGCCGGGCGCGGCCACCGGCCCGGCGAAGATGCGTCCGCGCGCGACGAAGCCGCGCCTCCGGCGGGCAGCGACGAATCAGGTCGTCTCGGGAATTCCCAGGATTCTTGAGATCGCCAGTACCGTCTGCGCTTCGAATCGCTGTCGTGAAGGTCGGTCTCCGTCCGCGTCCAGGCCCGTGAAACATGCGCGCAGCGATGCCTCCATGAGACCGAACAGGATCTCGGCCACTACCGGCGCATCAACGTCGTCGAGGATGTGCCTGGACGACCAGACCTCCAGCATGCGCTCGACGGCCTGCGTGATCGCTACGCGATTGGCTTTCTGGGCCAGCGGCGCAGCCGACGGATCGTCGCTCAGCAGGAACAGTCCGAACCCCGGCCAGCTCTCCGAGACGAAATCGAACGCGCGCCGGACCATCTGCTCGACGGTCTTTCGCGATGCGACCGGTTCGATCACGCCGAACATCGCCGTCGCAAATCCCGCGCCGTAGCGTTCGCCGACGGCCTTCAGCAGCTCCGGCTTGGATCCGAAATAGTGAAAAACGTTTCCTTCGGCGACGCCCGCCGCGCGCGCGATGTCGCCGGTGGAAACCGCGGCGTATCCTCGCTCGGAAAACAGCCGCGTCGCTTCGACGAGCACGCGCTCGCGACGGCCATGCGGATCTTTTTTCCACGTTACGGGCTTGCGCCCGGGCCGGCTTGCGCGCCGCGTGGCCTTCTCCGTCGCGTTCGCGCGGACGGCTCGGTCGTTTTCTTTGATACCGGTCATGTACCCGAGGGGCCTCGCGCGTCCGCCGCTGCCCTGCCCTTTCGCAGCCATCGCCGCGCATGCCACATGGCCCGCGCAAGCGGCCCCTCGGCGGGATCGAGCGCGAACACGGCGGGAAATTTCAGAAACAGCCGGCGGTCTCCGGAAAGACGCACCTTGCCGGTCAGAAGCGCCCACGGCGCGCTGCGCGTCCCCTGCTGGATTTCGAGGAAGATGC
This sequence is a window from Candidatus Limnocylindrales bacterium. Protein-coding genes within it:
- a CDS encoding TetR/AcrR family transcriptional regulator is translated as MTGIKENDRAVRANATEKATRRASRPGRKPVTWKKDPHGRRERVLVEATRLFSERGYAAVSTGDIARAAGVAEGNVFHYFGSKPELLKAVGERYGAGFATAMFGVIEPVASRKTVEQMVRRAFDFVSESWPGFGLFLLSDDPSAAPLAQKANRVAITQAVERMLEVWSSRHILDDVDAPVVAEILFGLMEASLRACFTGLDADGDRPSRQRFEAQTVLAISRILGIPETT